The Salvelinus alpinus chromosome 14, SLU_Salpinus.1, whole genome shotgun sequence genomic sequence agtgtcgtccgcaaacttaatgattgagttggaggcgtgcatggccacgcagtcgtgggtgaacagggagtacaggagagggctcagaacgcacccttgtggggccccagtgttgaggatcagcggggtggagatgttgttacctaccctcaccacctgggggcggcccgtcaggaagtctaggacccagttgcacagagcggggtcgagacccagggtctcgagcttgatgacgagtttggagggtactatgctgttaaatgctgagctgtagtcgatgaacagcattctcacataggtattcctcttgtccagatgggttagggcagtgtgcagtgtggttgcgattgcgtcgtctgtggacctattgggtcggtaagcaaattggagtgggtctagggtgtcaggtagggtggaggtgatatggtccttgactaatctctcaaagcacttcatgatgacggaagtgagtgctacggggcggtagtcgtttagctcagttaccttagctttcttgggaacaggaacaatggtggccctcttgaagcatgtgggaacagcagactgggataaggattgattgaatatgtccttaaacacaccagccagctggtctgcgcatgctctgaggacgcggctgggaatgccgtctgggcctgcagccttgcgagggttaacacgtttaaatgttttactcacctcggctgcagtgaaggagagcccgcaggttttggtagcgggccgtgtcagtggcactgtattgtcctcaaagcgagcaaaaaagttacaTAAAAGTTCAATTCAAATACAATATCCAGTTCATTAGCATTGACTGTAATACCTTGGCCAACTAGGCTAATTAAACAACTTTTTCAGTCCCCAATTAATCAAGAAACAGGCAGTGGAATTAAGTAGTTTGACAAGTGTTCAAAAGATAGTAACAAcagtaaatattttttattttctagAAACATAGCTAccattagctatctagctagctttccCCAACAGTTTAaatgtagctatctagctagctaatggcaTTTATAATCAACTTAATCAACTAACTagcaaatatattttgttttcccTTCGCATCTAAAGATGCCTGATAAAGCTAGCCCGTTGATAGTAAAGCTGGGATGAATGTCAGAGGCCAGCTAGTTGACGCAATAGCGGCTGTCAATGCAATGGCTGGTCTGGAGTTCGTCTGAAATGTACCATTATATTTCACATAATAAGTAAACTACTGTCATGCCttttcacaacaacaaaaaatcgatGAACATAGATAAATGAGACGATTACTTTCAAGtaaattgtttttgttttatttaccTTATCCTCTCTTGCTCATGTGGGGAGATAATTCCTGAGATTGATGGAGCAATCCAGCCAATGGTTAGGCGGTTGTGGTTTTGGCAGAGGGAACTGATTGGTCAGGAGTAAAATATCCTGCCCCTTGCAAATCTCTTTCTACAAATGTACAAACATTTGTACAGGTTTACACCATGCCCAGACCGCACACGCACGTGAGCCATCTTGCGCAAatatattttgtccccccacaccaaacgcgaacacgacacgcaggttgaaaatcaaaacaaactctgaacaaattataataatttggggacaggtcgaaaagcattaaacatttaaggcaatgttagctagcttgcagttgctagctaatttgtcctatttagctagcttgcttttgCTAGCCAATTTGTTCTGAGATATAaatgttgagttgttattttacctgagatATAaatgttgagttgttattttacctgaaatgcacaaggtcctccgacaattaatccacacataaaacggtcaaccgaatcgtttctagtcatctctcctccttccaggctttttcttctttggactttatagggcgattggcatctaactttcatagtattaccacgacaaccgacTGACCTCAGTTCATATTTAAATCCcccacatgggtataaccaatgaggagatggcacatgggtatctgcttctataaaccaatgaggagatgggagaggcaggacttgcaccgcgtTCAGCCTCACAAATAGAACTTCTATTTTAgtgcttggcaacgcagacgctcgttggcgcgcgcgagcagtgtgggtgcaatgattgaataacatgtatgtgtacatttattttgcaatgctcgcgcACGCGACCCAAGcgatgtggtcagcatgtaacgaATGTCTtggtaacatgacaacagtgACAGAACTCGCAGATTCAAAATCTGCAAGTGTGTTTTTGATTCACAGCAGAATATTCATACTCCTAAATGGACTTGTAATAATTCTGAAAATACATTATCCTTGCAAATCTTATTGAATGTATTCAAATGTCAATTCACAAGTTTGTGACCATCTTTCACACATGAATCTCAATGTGCGACcatgaaattcaaaatacaaaatcatGTAGTTCTGTCATCATTATAATCCCatacgattacagctgtgagtctttttgggtaaatctctaagagtttGCACATGATCCTTTTTAAAATTATTCAAACTCTGTcatgttggttgttgatcattgctagacagccattttctagtcttgccatagattttcaagctgatttaagtcaaaactgtaagtaggccactcaggaacattcaatgtcgtcttggtatgAAACTtcagtatatttggccttgtgttttaggcatTTGTCTTGCTCAAAGATTAATTTGTCTCccattgtctgttggaaagcagattgaaccagttTTTGCTCTAGGAATTATTTGTCTGtgtttagctctattctgtttctttttattaagaaaaaactccctagaccttgctgattacaagcatacccataacatgatgcagccatcaccatgcttgaaaatatgaagaatggtactcagtgatgtgttgtgttggatttgccccaaacataacgctttatattcaggacataaagttaatttctttgccacatgttttgcagttttactttagtgacttgttgcaaacaggatgtatgttttggaatatttttattctgtagaggcttccttcttttcactctgtcatttaggctagtattgtggagtaactacaatgttgttgatctatcctcagttttcgCCTATCACAGCCAGTAAACtgtttaactgttttaaagtcaccattggcctcatggtgaaatccctgagcggtgtccttcttctccggcaactgagttaggaaggacgcctatctttgtagtgactaggtgtattgacataccatccaaaatgtaattattaatttcgccatgctcaaatggatattcagtgtctacttttttttgtttttacccatctaccaatgggtgcccttctttgcgaggcattggaaaagctCTCGTCTTTGTGGTTAAAACCTTTTGAAATTCTCTActcgactgagggatcttacagataattgcatgtgtggggtacatagatgaggtagtcattaaaacatcatgttacacaattgcacacatagtgagtccatgcaacttattaagtgacttgctaagcacatttttcctcctgaacttatttagtcttgccataacaaaatggTTGAATACCAATtgacacaagacatttcagcttttcatgttttattaatttgtaaaagtttgtacaaacataattccactttgacattatggcggtaacacaagaaaatgtggaaaaagtcaaggggtgtaaatactctGAAGGAACTATATATATGGGTTCATGGGGAAGTCAAGCCCAGTGGGTAAAGTTCTTGGTGTGACCATAAGAGAAAAGTCATGCTAAACAAGATGACAGGGAAATGGTCTTATCTCATAAACAATTATGCACATACTGTATCTCTCATTGTTTTAATATTGTGTTTATTCATTaaacaaacacatttatttttttacaaatgttcatACAATAAGAATATCAATATATACACAACCTACATCTTCACAATTGAATCAAAGAAAATATACATCAGCTGTTTTCATTATGCATCAAGTTGCTTTCCTTTTCATACATGAAATGTCCATATGTCTATCAGTTTAACCAATATCTGTAGAATCTAGTGAATATCTATAAATAACCATCTGTATATTTACTTGGCAGGGTGTTTAAAAAATGGTGGCAACTTCAGATATGGTTGCCACTGTAGTAATATCTTGGTTGTGCTCCTGAATTTCAGCAAGTCCGGCAGCAGATTGCCTTTTTTGATGGGCGAAGTAAGAGGGGAGTGTACCTGTGTGATGAGAGAACATCTGCATGGTGTTTCTTGCTTTGGGAATGCTGGTGCTATAGCCAAAGTCTTTCCAGGAGTGGGGATAGGCATGGGGATTGTTGTACACCGGTGCTTGGGAAAAGCCAATTGTGTATGCATTTTCTAGTGGGGCCTGGAAGCTTTGGGTTGGTATTACACAGTAAGTGCCTTGACAATCCACCGCGAGGGTGTTAGTGGCGTGGAAGGAACCTGaaatggaacacacacacgcatacagaaTTACTTTCCAAGCCCAAGGAGTAAAGAATGATAGTGACAAAGTCATTCATTGTTGCCGTGCTACATAGCCAGGTGGGTTTTACACTGGTGGTGGAAGGGGTGAGTAATCCCCACACAATGTAATCCGCTGCAGTTTGAGTGCTATGAAGTGCTATAAAATGCCAACTGTTATCTTCATCATTCTGCTACGAGGAACTCTAAAATCTCAGTATGAAATTGTGATGGTAGTAAACTTACTTTTGGCCCAGGGCTGGAAGGTGCTGAGGTTCCTCTTGCCGCCATCCCCACTGATGTCAGAGTCACTGTCATTGAAGTCACTGTCTCCCTTGCCACTGTCCTTTACGCTCTGCTGGTCAATGCCACTGCGAATAGAATCAAACATTAGCCACTGCACCGCTGTATCTGATTATTGATgtgtgctcccccccccccctcttatgAAGCCTTCCAccacccagcccctctctccgGACAACAACTGCAATCACGTGTACAGAtacaggatcttaatttgagccagtttaatacagcaggaaaattatcctgcaacaacaggaaatgtgaattataatgtggattataattaatgaccAGACGATGATATAACTTGGATCGATATGTTCTTCTGTCCTGCACCTGATTAGTTGGATGtgcatatttttatattttttatattataattaatggatattttttttgtaggggttgatatattTCTTGTTATGGCAAATAAaacctgacattttaaagtggaaattacacacttcagaagcctttttaaaccttgaatgcaCTATAAGTTTGCAtgtcctgctgtgcaggaaaattctaaGAGTGATtcaattaaaatcctacatctgcTGTATGCATATGGAATGTTAAGCACCTTCCAGTGACTGGTTATATAAATGATTTCTCAtggaaaataataattttgataAAATAGCACATCATGCCAAGTATGATCAATGTGGAGGtattcttacctcatttgcaggCAGTATTTTTCCCCTTGCCACATAGATGTTGGTAGGAAAGGCTTAGGAGGCAGGAACATCTAAAGAGCAAACGCAAGAGAACAGGATGGGAAATGATTTCAGCTACTTGGATCAGGAGTAGTGCTACACTTGAATGTGTACAGTTGTATTTAAACACAATTGAAACGGAATTAAATATTTCACTCACCTGTGACTCCAAGTCTCCATTTTTCTCCTCATACAGGCTGGACTCATCAAGAGATGAAGAGGTCCTTTCATTGAGGAAACCTCTTGGTCCACCGTACATGTTGGGTTCTGCAGAGTTGAGCCTGGGATGATGCCTGGAGTCAAACAGGACGTGAGACACGTCTCTCTTGGAGTCTAGATCCTTGCCTCCCTGATTCAACTTGCATGTGATAACAACAATCACTATGGCAATCAGCAGCAGAGCACAACCCCCACCGAGCATTATGATAACTACTACTGAAACATCCAAGCCTGTGTCTTCCTCATCAGTTGAACGTAGTACAATGACAACTTGGTCGTCTGAGAGCTGCGAATCTGTGACAACAAAGTGAATGGTGGCACTGCTGGAGAGGGGGGATCTCCCATTGTCACTCACTGCAATTTTGATTTCCAAAACATTTCCAATAGCAGAGGCCAGCCCCTGTTTAAGAGCTATTTCTCCAGTGTCTTTATTGATTGAAAATAGGTTAGAGTCACCTTGTACGATTCTGAAGCTGAGCTCACCATTCATGCCCTCATCCTCATCCTGACCCTTGACCCATAGGGCCAGGTACCCCAGTGGTGCATTGACAGGAAGAGGAACTTCAGCAGAGTCATTCAGCATAACAGGAAAGGTGAAATAGGGATAGTTGTCGTTCTGATCAACCACTTTGATTCTGATCATGGATGTGCTTGACAGCTGAGGTGAGCCCTTGTCATCAGCCTGGATGGTTAATTCAATCTGTTGGACGGTTTCAAAATCAAAAGATCTCAGACTATACAATGACCCTGACACTGGGTCTATAGACACATAAGTCAAAATGGAGGCCTCACCCACAACATCTGAATCAATTAGTTTGTATGATACTTTGGCATTTTTACCCATATCAAGGTCACGTGCTAcaacagtagttatatatgaCCCAGGGATATTATTTTCCAGGACAGAAACTTCATAAATGGATTTACTGAAGAGGGGGGCGTTGTCGTTCTCGTCGGTCACTCTGATGGTATACTGCTTCACTGTTTTGAAAGGTGGTGTTCCGAGGTCTTCAGCGACTACAGTGAGGTTATACTCTGGGATCTTCTCTCTATCTAAAGTGGTGGTTGTTACAATCATAAAAGTGTCCCCGTAGGCCTGTTGCAGCTTGAAATGATCGTGGCCGTGTAGGCTGCTGCGCACGTAACCGTTCGAGCCAGAGTCACTGTCCGAGGTGCTGATCAGCGCAACAAAACTTTCCTCCGCTGCGGCCTCGGTGATGTAAGCTACACCATCACTAGTCGAGGTCATTGGCTTGATAGTGATTTCTGGTGCGTTATCATTtacatctacaacctcaacaacaaCTTTGCAGGTTGATGGAATAGAAT encodes the following:
- the LOC139538567 gene encoding protocadherin-8-like; protein product: MGFCWIRGVGECVVLAVLFYSVQSTTTRYYTFEEDAPGTEIGNLSQDLKIDPAEDPGTSFRFMQETNSSVIQMREIDGLLAVGETIDREHLCPRSPRCFVTFDIVAFSKEKFQLIHVEIEVKDINDNSPHFLHKETTLEISENVQVDSRIPLDIAVDHDVGSNYIQRYHISPSSHFIVDVRSREDGVKYAELVLVKAMDREAEDSYTIEVTATDGGEPPRSGSMTVHIKVLDFNDNSPTFEHNSLKVELYEDSPIGYQVLKVHAFDPDAGINGEVVYGFVEDTSSEAMRIFNVDRISGAVTLKTLVDYEKQGSYELNIKASDLGTNSIPSTCKVVVEVVDVNDNAPEITIKPMTSTSDGVAYITEAAAEESFVALISTSDSDSGSNGYVRSSLHGHDHFKLQQAYGDTFMIVTTTTLDREKIPEYNLTVVAEDLGTPPFKTVKQYTIRVTDENDNAPLFSKSIYEVSVLENNIPGSYITTVVARDLDMGKNAKVSYKLIDSDVVGEASILTYVSIDPVSGSLYSLRSFDFETVQQIELTIQADDKGSPQLSSTSMIRIKVVDQNDNYPYFTFPVMLNDSAEVPLPVNAPLGYLALWVKGQDEDEGMNGELSFRIVQGDSNLFSINKDTGEIALKQGLASAIGNVLEIKIAVSDNGRSPLSSSATIHFVVTDSQLSDDQVVIVLRSTDEEDTGLDVSVVVIIMLGGGCALLLIAIVIVVITCKLNQGGKDLDSKRDVSHVLFDSRHHPRLNSAEPNMYGGPRGFLNERTSSSLDESSLYEEKNGDLESQMFLPPKPFLPTSMWQGEKYCLQMSGIDQQSVKDSGKGDSDFNDSDSDISGDGGKRNLSTFQPWAKSSFHATNTLAVDCQGTYCVIPTQSFQAPLENAYTIGFSQAPVYNNPHAYPHSWKDFGYSTSIPKARNTMQMFSHHTGTLPSYFAHQKRQSAAGLAEIQEHNQDITTVATISEVATIF